From Alteromonas sp. RKMC-009, one genomic window encodes:
- a CDS encoding type III pantothenate kinase — MVSDTAVLLVDAGNSRIKSVALADVKDSEPLVHKDADAFINWLPDTHFSHIFLSNVGKKDISEKIIHFCDTENRVIQEIFTEKENFGVRNSYKDVTKMGVDRWLAMVAAQEMTRKMFCVIDMGTAITCDFVEDGQHLGGWISPGFHLMRDALVKNTARVTSDNSIPQNLAPGSSTEMCVAQGCHAALNGVYLSAIDYLLSKRSDFAVIIGGGDKNMLAINHSTDTIRSANLVVQGLARYARSQLFA; from the coding sequence GTGGTATCTGATACCGCCGTTCTGTTGGTTGATGCCGGCAACAGCAGAATAAAGTCTGTTGCTCTTGCTGATGTTAAAGATTCAGAGCCTCTTGTTCATAAAGATGCAGATGCATTTATTAATTGGCTGCCGGATACACATTTCTCCCATATTTTTTTATCTAATGTGGGTAAAAAAGACATTTCAGAAAAAATTATTCATTTCTGTGACACAGAAAATAGAGTCATTCAGGAAATTTTTACCGAAAAAGAAAATTTTGGGGTACGCAACAGCTATAAAGATGTCACAAAAATGGGGGTCGACCGGTGGCTGGCGATGGTCGCTGCACAGGAAATGACCAGGAAAATGTTTTGTGTGATTGACATGGGTACTGCAATTACCTGTGATTTTGTTGAAGATGGTCAACATTTAGGCGGTTGGATAAGTCCCGGTTTTCATCTTATGCGTGATGCTCTGGTTAAAAATACAGCAAGAGTCACCTCGGACAACTCAATACCGCAAAATTTAGCACCGGGCTCTTCTACTGAAATGTGCGTTGCGCAGGGGTGTCATGCAGCACTAAATGGTGTTTATTTAAGCGCGATTGATTATTTGCTAAGCAAACGATCCGATTTTGCTGTAATTATCGGCGGTGGAGATAAAAATATGCTTGCAATAAATCATTCCACTGATACTATCCGTTCCGCGAATTTGGTGGTGCAAGGTCTTGCCCGCTACGCAAGAAGTCAGCTTTTTGCGTAA
- the birA gene encoding bifunctional biotin--[acetyl-CoA-carboxylase] ligase/biotin operon repressor BirA produces the protein MKQASKIIRQHILSVLADGQFHSGEIIAQQVGLSRTAVAGHISQLADWGLDVFKVKGKGYRLNQGFPMLSTEQIKKHLARPGLSTIQVEPVLASTNTEMKKRIATARHDLADGDVILAEVQTDGKGRHGRKWTAPVGGSLTMSMYWSFPDGYQSMAGLSLLVGVAICEALRKFRIEDAQLKWPNDIYLNGRKLAGVLIEVEGQIGATAHSVIGIGLNVNVPDTQYDVGQPHSDLTGYLGEVPDRNRLAAAVIESLRELLPEFTQRGFGKFVPYWESLDLFADRKIVLQMGDKRFSGIDRGVDQSGALLVETEDGITRFHGGEVSLRGI, from the coding sequence ATGAAACAGGCCTCGAAAATTATACGACAGCACATTTTGTCTGTACTGGCTGACGGACAATTTCATTCCGGCGAAATCATTGCTCAACAGGTAGGGCTTTCAAGAACCGCTGTGGCAGGGCATATCTCGCAGCTTGCTGACTGGGGCCTGGATGTATTTAAAGTAAAAGGTAAAGGTTACAGATTGAATCAGGGCTTTCCTATGCTCAGTACAGAGCAAATCAAAAAACACCTGGCAAGACCGGGTTTGTCGACCATACAAGTTGAGCCGGTACTGGCGTCCACCAACACAGAAATGAAAAAGCGTATTGCAACAGCACGGCACGATTTGGCTGATGGTGACGTAATACTTGCCGAAGTTCAAACTGACGGTAAGGGCCGCCATGGTCGTAAATGGACCGCCCCGGTGGGAGGCAGTCTAACTATGTCTATGTACTGGTCTTTTCCTGATGGCTACCAAAGCATGGCCGGATTGTCTCTTCTCGTTGGGGTAGCCATCTGTGAGGCATTAAGAAAATTCAGAATTGAAGATGCTCAGCTTAAGTGGCCGAATGATATTTACCTGAATGGCCGAAAACTGGCCGGTGTTCTCATTGAGGTTGAGGGCCAGATCGGCGCCACTGCGCACAGTGTCATTGGTATTGGCCTGAACGTGAATGTACCCGACACCCAGTATGATGTTGGGCAACCTCACAGTGATTTAACCGGCTACTTAGGTGAAGTGCCCGACCGTAACCGGCTCGCTGCAGCTGTTATCGAATCACTACGGGAGCTGTTGCCTGAGTTTACTCAGCGGGGCTTCGGCAAGTTTGTACCTTACTGGGAATCTCTGGATTTATTTGCAGACAGGAAAATTGTTTTGCAAATGGGCGATAAGCGTTTCTCTGGTATTGACCGTGGTGTGGATCAGAGCGGGGCGTTGCTGGTAGAAACAGAAGACGGTATTACCCGTTTCCATGGCGGTGAGGTAAGCCTTCGTGGTATCTGA
- a CDS encoding sensor domain-containing diguanylate cyclase: MFLRRLHIRVASIIALIGGIIAIAGGSIVYQQSEDSLMFITEQLVAQLADSTRKPSAIAVYVEDDILAKEITEGLVRNDLVMAAVVTTNEGVLAQSGELTTQEGGVVIPLFHPFIEDQTIGKLSVYPDIEFIQRNVSEFAMQGSLSMLLVALCITVAVAIVTNEMLSRPLLKLSREFERVDPSDPDNLQTITVVKKRQDELGKLISRMNGMISATRHFYLQEKQLRKDTEKLERQFRLLFERATIGIALISPKKGLLQANPAFRNMLGDISSLDTFCRKFNESGQVEAIASSFSKRENAEQDSVDLSYYENGEVKWVHCLFAYVSEQRISQHREGEVLIEVIVNDITERMRREEQVRFAAEHDPLTGLHNRRGGEPFLRNLISASAGNDKTFVLMMIDLDKFKPVNDEYGHEAGDKVLEAVGSRIPRFFADSTCVCCRWGGDEFVVGLLAGRTFLNDIDIQCKLLIDMISVPVPVEGVGTCAVSATVGAILLKREHAELTTLLAKADELMYAVKREHRGGHRIESY; encoded by the coding sequence ATGTTTCTACGCAGACTACACATCCGGGTTGCCTCTATCATCGCTCTTATCGGAGGCATTATTGCCATTGCCGGCGGCAGTATTGTGTATCAGCAGAGCGAAGACTCTCTGATGTTCATCACTGAACAACTGGTGGCACAACTCGCTGACAGTACCCGCAAGCCTTCTGCTATCGCCGTTTATGTGGAAGACGATATTCTGGCCAAAGAGATCACCGAAGGTCTGGTGAGAAATGATTTAGTCATGGCCGCGGTGGTGACGACTAATGAAGGAGTACTGGCCCAAAGCGGGGAGCTTACGACGCAGGAAGGTGGTGTTGTTATTCCTTTGTTTCATCCGTTTATCGAAGATCAAACCATCGGTAAGCTCTCTGTATATCCGGATATTGAATTTATTCAGCGCAACGTAAGCGAGTTCGCGATGCAGGGGAGTTTATCGATGTTACTGGTTGCTCTGTGCATTACTGTGGCCGTAGCAATAGTGACTAACGAAATGCTGTCCAGGCCACTATTAAAGTTGAGCCGCGAGTTTGAGCGGGTTGACCCTTCCGACCCTGACAACCTGCAAACTATCACAGTAGTGAAGAAGCGGCAGGATGAACTGGGCAAGCTGATTAGCCGGATGAACGGAATGATATCCGCGACGCGGCATTTCTACTTACAGGAAAAGCAGCTTCGCAAAGACACCGAGAAACTGGAACGGCAATTCCGTCTTCTTTTTGAAAGAGCTACGATAGGTATTGCCCTGATTTCCCCGAAAAAAGGTCTGCTACAGGCAAATCCGGCGTTCAGAAACATGCTGGGTGATATCAGTTCGCTGGACACCTTTTGTCGAAAATTTAACGAGTCCGGGCAGGTTGAAGCTATCGCTTCCAGCTTCTCAAAAAGAGAAAACGCTGAACAGGACTCTGTCGACCTTTCCTATTACGAGAACGGGGAAGTTAAATGGGTGCACTGTCTGTTTGCTTACGTCAGTGAACAACGCATTAGCCAGCATCGCGAGGGTGAGGTACTCATTGAAGTTATCGTTAATGATATTACCGAGCGCATGCGACGTGAAGAGCAGGTGCGTTTTGCTGCTGAACATGATCCCCTTACCGGTTTGCATAACCGGCGGGGGGGTGAACCTTTCCTCAGAAATCTTATCTCTGCCTCTGCCGGTAATGACAAAACCTTTGTATTGATGATGATCGATCTGGACAAGTTTAAACCGGTAAACGATGAGTATGGTCATGAAGCCGGAGATAAAGTACTTGAAGCAGTAGGAAGCCGGATCCCGAGATTTTTTGCCGATTCCACCTGTGTATGCTGTCGCTGGGGAGGAGATGAATTTGTTGTTGGCCTGCTGGCAGGCAGGACCTTCCTGAATGACATCGACATTCAGTGCAAACTGCTTATCGATATGATCAGCGTACCGGTACCTGTTGAAGGCGTCGGCACGTGTGCTGTTTCTGCAACCGTCGGCGCAATTCTGCTGAAACGTGAGCATGCTGAACTGACGACTTTACTGGCGAAAGCTGACGAGTTGATGTATGCCGTAAAACGGGAACACCGGGGCGGACATCGCATCGAATCGTATTAG
- the pdsS gene encoding proteobacterial dedicated sortase system histidine kinase yields the protein MNLRFSIRLQLLVLSLFLFTIPWLGYRYVWELEQYLRTGQEQTMIGTARAVATALHERPALFDSQSAYLKDVRPGTDLYAPPIPTPIQLDGKFSDWNAVSGLSQQYGEGQVVSWFGKVADFPPVTLSFNHMVGRYGKYLYAMFDVQDDSVVWRASNALAVDQSDHLLISVIAGDGELERFVIAPYSEGWVNAFKLDDTPGGYRATDNELRIQGRWQLTGEGYGIELRFPLSMTTGALAFALVDVDDPASREKRYAVGTANPNQADGMGTVLTPSPEIERILSGLKYADSRVWVVDNHMRVLARAGSIQSATGFKVRRQEQQGYRWWQWLEQHVLLPLYYHILTRPPAGFVDELQGAYALAGKDISSALSGTPDSLWRLSPDSKAVILSAAYPIYIEENVMGAVVVEQTTNGIRTLRNRALEQLFHVILAVMLLGTLSLFLFANRISNRVRTLRDNTEAVIDDNGKIVGSLPAVRRVDEIDDLHQSFAGVLNRLQQYNSYLENMASRLSHELRTPIAVVRSSLDTISEVKDPSQQSVLIGRAQSGITRLSTILNSMSEATRLEHAIAQEDPELFDAAAVVSGCIDGYAHVFSERTFQLKISLEEAKLRGSGDLFAQMLDKIIANAVEFSHTGDTITVHLWREGKSVKLSVTNPGPPLPDNMNDNLLQSMVSVRPDEERHKSAEHPHLGLGLFIANMIAGYHKGRVQLSNLPDNTGVCVVVQLPLAA from the coding sequence GTGAATTTACGCTTTTCTATCCGCCTGCAATTGCTGGTGCTGTCGCTATTTTTGTTCACCATCCCCTGGCTGGGTTACCGCTATGTGTGGGAGCTTGAACAATATTTGCGGACCGGGCAGGAGCAAACCATGATTGGTACAGCAAGAGCAGTGGCCACTGCGCTGCACGAACGCCCTGCCCTGTTTGACAGTCAGTCTGCCTATTTAAAAGATGTTCGCCCCGGTACTGATTTGTACGCTCCGCCCATCCCCACCCCCATTCAGCTGGATGGTAAATTCTCAGACTGGAATGCTGTCTCGGGTCTCAGTCAGCAATACGGTGAAGGTCAGGTGGTTTCCTGGTTTGGCAAAGTTGCGGATTTTCCGCCGGTCACACTGTCTTTTAATCATATGGTGGGACGCTACGGAAAATACCTGTATGCCATGTTTGATGTGCAGGATGACAGCGTTGTGTGGCGTGCATCTAACGCACTGGCCGTCGATCAGAGTGACCATTTACTGATCAGTGTTATTGCCGGTGACGGCGAACTGGAACGTTTTGTCATTGCACCTTACTCAGAAGGCTGGGTGAATGCATTTAAGCTGGACGACACGCCGGGGGGCTACAGAGCCACAGACAACGAACTGCGTATTCAGGGCCGCTGGCAACTAACCGGTGAGGGATACGGCATTGAACTGCGCTTTCCATTGAGTATGACCACAGGCGCTCTCGCCTTTGCGCTGGTTGATGTGGACGATCCGGCCAGCCGGGAGAAGCGCTACGCGGTGGGCACAGCGAATCCCAATCAGGCCGACGGCATGGGCACGGTACTGACGCCGTCGCCGGAAATTGAACGCATCCTCTCCGGTCTGAAATATGCCGATTCGCGAGTGTGGGTAGTCGATAACCACATGCGCGTACTGGCCAGAGCCGGCTCGATCCAGTCAGCCACCGGGTTTAAAGTACGCCGCCAGGAGCAACAGGGCTATCGCTGGTGGCAGTGGCTTGAGCAGCATGTTTTGCTGCCGCTTTATTATCATATTCTGACCCGTCCGCCAGCCGGATTTGTTGATGAGTTGCAGGGCGCGTATGCGCTGGCCGGAAAAGATATTTCCTCAGCGCTGTCCGGCACACCGGATTCCTTATGGCGGCTTTCTCCTGACAGTAAGGCCGTTATTCTTTCCGCCGCTTACCCTATTTATATTGAGGAAAACGTAATGGGTGCAGTGGTGGTTGAACAAACCACCAACGGCATCCGTACCTTGCGGAACCGTGCTCTGGAGCAACTTTTCCACGTAATCCTGGCAGTAATGCTGCTGGGCACCCTCAGTTTATTTCTGTTTGCTAACCGTATTTCTAACCGGGTGCGGACACTGAGAGACAACACTGAGGCAGTGATTGACGATAACGGCAAAATTGTTGGCAGTTTACCGGCAGTGCGCCGTGTAGATGAAATTGATGACTTGCATCAGTCCTTCGCCGGCGTGTTAAACCGTCTTCAGCAATACAATTCTTATCTGGAAAACATGGCCTCACGACTCTCCCACGAATTGCGGACGCCAATTGCCGTTGTACGTTCATCACTGGACACCATCAGCGAAGTGAAAGATCCTTCCCAGCAGTCTGTTCTGATTGGCCGGGCGCAAAGCGGCATCACCCGGTTAAGCACCATTTTAAACAGTATGAGTGAAGCCACACGACTGGAACATGCTATCGCTCAGGAAGACCCTGAACTGTTCGATGCAGCAGCTGTCGTTTCCGGCTGTATTGACGGCTACGCCCATGTTTTTTCTGAACGTACCTTCCAACTTAAAATCTCGCTGGAAGAGGCAAAATTACGGGGCTCAGGGGATTTATTCGCGCAGATGCTGGATAAAATTATCGCCAATGCGGTGGAGTTCAGCCACACCGGCGATACGATCACCGTGCACTTATGGCGGGAAGGAAAATCCGTAAAACTGTCGGTGACCAACCCGGGACCACCGTTACCCGATAACATGAACGACAACCTGTTGCAGTCGATGGTATCAGTGAGGCCGGATGAAGAACGCCACAAGTCCGCTGAACACCCTCACCTTGGTTTGGGGCTGTTTATTGCCAATATGATTGCCGGCTACCACAAAGGGCGTGTACAACTGAGTAACCTGCCGGACAACACCGGCGTTTGTGTTGTGGTGCAGTTGCCTCTGGCGGCCTAG
- a CDS encoding CNNM domain-containing protein produces the protein MFLLIVYILIALGFSFLCSIAEAVILSISSAYISVLEKEGAPSGKLLRGLTDDINKPLSAILTLNTIAHTMGAAGAGAQAAVVFGDAYLGIISAILTLLILIFSEIIPKTLGATYWRALATPTAWFLKYLTWLLTPFVWFSEKLTKGFKEESPLRGLSRNELQAMAELSWQEGQLAEKETAFLKNMLNMHEVKVRDAMTHRTSMFSLSETMTVEGFFHQHAHMEFSRIPVYTGEDSEHIHGFVMRSDLLLAYARGNTQKQLKDYRRDMITVLSSMPIANVLDLFMTRRVHIFMVVDEYGGLEGIVTLEDILEHLLGIEIVDEKDNTVSIRKYAQNMARRRAAMLMKNVPDLGGDD, from the coding sequence ATGTTTCTGCTGATTGTTTATATTTTAATAGCGCTGGGCTTTTCATTTCTTTGCTCGATAGCTGAGGCGGTGATCCTGAGTATTTCTTCTGCCTATATTTCAGTGCTGGAAAAGGAAGGCGCACCTTCCGGTAAATTGCTGCGGGGATTAACCGATGATATCAACAAGCCCTTATCCGCCATTCTGACATTAAATACCATTGCCCATACCATGGGAGCAGCGGGAGCGGGGGCACAGGCCGCCGTGGTGTTTGGCGACGCGTATCTGGGGATCATCAGTGCGATTTTAACCTTACTCATTCTTATCTTTTCTGAAATCATTCCTAAGACGCTGGGTGCCACCTACTGGCGGGCACTGGCGACACCGACGGCATGGTTTTTGAAATACCTCACCTGGTTATTAACCCCCTTTGTATGGTTTTCTGAAAAGCTCACAAAAGGATTTAAAGAGGAAAGCCCGCTAAGAGGACTGAGCCGCAACGAATTGCAGGCAATGGCTGAGTTGTCGTGGCAGGAAGGACAACTGGCCGAAAAGGAGACCGCCTTTCTGAAAAACATGCTGAATATGCATGAAGTGAAGGTGCGGGATGCCATGACTCACCGTACGTCGATGTTCTCCTTATCAGAAACCATGACAGTGGAAGGCTTCTTCCATCAGCATGCTCACATGGAGTTCTCCCGCATACCGGTTTACACCGGCGAAGACAGTGAACATATCCATGGGTTTGTTATGCGTTCAGATTTACTGCTGGCCTACGCCAGAGGGAATACGCAAAAACAACTGAAGGACTACCGGCGGGATATGATCACGGTATTGAGCAGTATGCCTATTGCCAATGTCCTTGATTTGTTCATGACACGGCGGGTGCACATTTTCATGGTAGTGGACGAATACGGCGGTCTGGAAGGAATTGTTACTCTGGAAGATATTCTTGAGCATCTTCTCGGTATTGAAATTGTGGATGAGAAAGACAACACGGTCAGCATCCGCAAATATGCACAGAACATGGCGCGCCGCCGGGCCGCCATGCTGATGAAAAACGTGCCTGACCTTGGCGGCGATGATTAA
- the tuf gene encoding elongation factor Tu: MAKEKFERTKPHVNVGTIGHVDHGKTTLTAAITTVLSKTYGGSAQAFDQIDNAPEEKARGITISTSHVEYDTPTRHYAHVDCPGHADYVKNMITGAAQMDGGILVVAATDGPMPQTREHILLGRQVGIPYIIVFMNKCDMVDDEELLELVEMEVRELLTEYEFPGDDLPVIKGSALKALEGDAEWEKKIIELGEALDSYIPEPERAIDKPFILPIEDVFSISGRGTVVTGRVEQGIVKVGEEVEIVGIRDTTKTTCTGVEMFRKLLDEGRAGENVGVLLRGTKRDDVERGQVLAKPGSITPHTQFEAEVYVLSKDEGGRHTPFFKGYRPQFYFRTTDVTGAVELPEGVEMVMPGDNLKFVVDLIAPIAMEEGLRFAIREGGRTVGAGVVAKIIK, from the coding sequence ATGGCAAAAGAAAAGTTTGAACGTACGAAACCCCACGTAAACGTGGGTACTATCGGCCACGTTGACCACGGTAAAACCACTCTGACTGCAGCAATCACTACCGTCCTTTCAAAGACTTACGGTGGTTCAGCTCAGGCTTTCGATCAAATCGATAACGCGCCTGAAGAAAAAGCGCGTGGTATCACCATCTCTACTTCACACGTAGAATATGACACGCCTACCCGCCACTACGCGCACGTAGACTGCCCGGGACACGCTGATTACGTTAAAAACATGATCACTGGTGCTGCTCAGATGGACGGCGGTATCCTGGTAGTTGCTGCGACTGATGGTCCTATGCCACAGACTCGTGAGCACATCCTGCTGGGTCGTCAGGTTGGTATCCCTTACATCATCGTATTCATGAACAAATGTGACATGGTTGATGATGAAGAGCTGCTGGAACTGGTTGAGATGGAAGTTCGTGAACTTCTGACTGAATACGAATTCCCGGGTGACGACCTGCCAGTAATCAAAGGTTCTGCTCTGAAAGCCCTTGAAGGCGACGCAGAGTGGGAAAAGAAAATCATCGAACTGGGTGAAGCACTGGATTCTTACATTCCAGAGCCAGAGCGTGCTATCGACAAGCCGTTCATCCTGCCAATCGAAGACGTATTCTCAATCTCAGGCCGTGGTACTGTTGTAACTGGTCGTGTTGAGCAAGGTATCGTTAAAGTTGGTGAAGAAGTAGAAATCGTTGGTATCAGAGATACAACCAAAACTACTTGTACCGGTGTTGAAATGTTCCGTAAGCTGCTTGACGAAGGTCGTGCAGGTGAGAACGTTGGTGTTCTGCTGCGTGGTACTAAGCGTGATGACGTTGAGCGTGGTCAGGTACTGGCTAAGCCTGGTTCAATCACTCCTCACACTCAGTTTGAAGCGGAAGTATACGTACTGTCTAAAGATGAAGGCGGTCGTCACACTCCATTCTTCAAAGGTTACCGTCCACAGTTCTACTTCCGTACAACTGACGTAACTGGTGCTGTTGAGCTGCCAGAAGGCGTAGAAATGGTAATGCCTGGTGACAACCTGAAATTCGTCGTTGACCTGATCGCTCCAATCGCGATGGAAGAAGGTCTGCGCTTCGCAATCCGTGAAGGTGGTCGTACAGTAGGTGCTGGTGTTGTAGCTAAAATCATCAAGTAA
- a CDS encoding carbon starvation CstA family protein — MQSIMIVVLGIIGMLLGWFVYSRFIADKIFRLDDSFVTPAHELRDGVDYVPTNKVVLWGHHFTSVAGAAPIVGPAIAVYWGWVPAVLWVVFGTIFFAGVHDMGALWASNRHKGKSMGALSESVIGKRSRALFMVVIFLVLLMVNAVFGVVIAKSFVSQPNAVFPAWMAIVVALVIGQLLKRNFSLIPMCVVGIIVLYASVYAGSYIPLELPETMFGLSANANWIIILFIYAAIASLLPVWMLLQPRDFINGMQLLVGLLLLYGAVFMSMPDITAPAFNTQTAIDTPSLIPLLFVTIACGAVSGFHGIVSSGTSSKQLNKETDARFVGYLGAVGEGSLALITIVAVSGVALAASPEEWHEVYSHLGDGSVAAFITGGANLIQQGWGLPVDFSSTILAVMVVLFAGTTMDSGVRLQRYIIQEWGEIYNLNILKNGVVATLVAVGTCLLLSFGAGGASGSGGMIIWPLFGSTNQILASLTLLVISVMLIKMNRPAIYTLIPMTFVLVMAFFAGVIKLQEYWAAENYLLVFLDAVVLVVSVLVMLEAWSVIAKFKREKQQA; from the coding sequence ATGCAGTCAATAATGATCGTCGTCCTTGGCATCATAGGCATGCTACTAGGATGGTTTGTATACTCCAGGTTCATTGCCGATAAGATTTTCCGTCTCGACGACAGTTTTGTGACACCTGCTCACGAACTGCGTGACGGAGTCGATTACGTGCCCACAAACAAAGTTGTTTTATGGGGCCACCACTTTACCTCCGTAGCCGGTGCTGCTCCCATAGTCGGGCCGGCTATCGCCGTATATTGGGGTTGGGTTCCGGCCGTTCTGTGGGTGGTATTCGGTACCATTTTCTTCGCCGGTGTTCATGATATGGGCGCTTTGTGGGCGAGTAACCGCCATAAAGGGAAGTCCATGGGGGCGCTGTCTGAAAGTGTTATCGGGAAACGCTCCCGTGCGCTTTTCATGGTCGTCATCTTCCTGGTACTGCTGATGGTAAATGCGGTATTCGGCGTGGTGATTGCCAAGTCGTTTGTCTCTCAGCCTAACGCGGTTTTCCCTGCCTGGATGGCGATTGTTGTTGCCCTGGTGATTGGTCAGTTACTTAAGCGCAATTTCAGCCTCATTCCCATGTGTGTGGTTGGTATTATTGTGCTTTATGCGTCGGTTTATGCGGGCAGTTATATCCCTCTTGAGCTGCCGGAAACCATGTTTGGTTTATCCGCTAATGCCAACTGGATTATTATTCTGTTCATCTATGCTGCCATTGCATCGCTGTTACCGGTCTGGATGCTGCTGCAACCACGTGATTTTATCAACGGTATGCAGTTACTGGTTGGCTTACTGCTGCTTTACGGAGCGGTATTTATGTCTATGCCGGATATCACTGCACCGGCGTTCAATACGCAAACCGCTATTGATACACCGAGCCTTATCCCGCTGCTGTTCGTGACTATTGCCTGTGGTGCTGTTTCCGGTTTCCACGGCATTGTATCTTCCGGTACCAGCTCCAAGCAGTTGAATAAAGAAACGGATGCCCGTTTCGTTGGTTATCTCGGTGCCGTAGGCGAGGGAAGTCTTGCACTTATCACCATCGTTGCAGTAAGTGGCGTAGCCTTAGCTGCTTCCCCTGAAGAATGGCATGAAGTGTACAGTCACCTTGGCGACGGCAGTGTTGCTGCCTTCATTACCGGTGGTGCAAACCTTATCCAGCAAGGCTGGGGACTACCGGTAGATTTCTCATCTACCATTCTGGCCGTTATGGTTGTGCTGTTTGCCGGTACTACCATGGACTCAGGTGTACGTTTACAACGTTACATCATCCAGGAGTGGGGCGAGATTTATAACCTTAATATCCTTAAAAATGGTGTTGTCGCTACGCTGGTTGCAGTGGGTACCTGTTTGCTGCTGTCATTCGGTGCCGGTGGCGCATCCGGTTCCGGCGGTATGATCATCTGGCCATTGTTCGGGTCGACTAACCAAATCCTGGCTTCGCTAACATTGCTGGTTATCTCGGTGATGTTGATCAAAATGAACCGCCCGGCCATATACACGCTTATTCCGATGACGTTTGTTCTGGTGATGGCATTCTTTGCCGGTGTCATTAAGCTTCAGGAATACTGGGCAGCGGAAAATTACCTGCTGGTATTCCTGGATGCCGTGGTACTGGTTGTCAGTGTGCTGGTTATGCTGGAAGCCTGGTCTGTTATCGCTAAATTCAAGCGGGAAAAACAGCAAGCTTAA
- the pdsR gene encoding proteobacterial dedicated sortase system response regulator → MPRTIALVEDDAAIRENYIAALQAQGYQVNAYADRPSASAAFSQALPDLAIIDIGLKEEMEGGFMLCQQLRQLSQTMPVIFFTARDNDVDTISGLRMGADDYLTKDISMAHLLARIAALFRRTDLLSSPKQQSEQIQLGHLSVDVSRMTVSWKNEPVALTVTEFWMLHALIKHPGHVKSRQQLMDESRMVVDDTTITSHIKRMRKKFIQLDSTFDHIDTVYGMGYRWQG, encoded by the coding sequence ATGCCAAGAACTATTGCTCTTGTAGAAGATGATGCTGCTATCAGGGAAAACTATATTGCTGCACTGCAGGCGCAGGGTTATCAGGTGAATGCCTATGCCGACAGACCATCCGCTTCTGCTGCTTTCTCACAGGCGCTCCCTGATCTGGCCATTATTGATATTGGCCTGAAAGAAGAAATGGAAGGCGGCTTTATGCTGTGTCAGCAATTGCGACAGCTATCCCAGACCATGCCGGTCATTTTCTTTACCGCCAGAGACAACGATGTGGATACCATCAGTGGACTGCGTATGGGAGCCGACGACTATCTGACAAAAGATATCAGTATGGCGCATCTGCTTGCACGTATCGCCGCCCTGTTCAGGCGCACGGATTTGTTGTCCTCGCCGAAGCAACAGAGCGAACAAATTCAGCTTGGTCATTTAAGTGTAGATGTCAGCCGCATGACAGTAAGCTGGAAGAACGAGCCGGTTGCCTTAACAGTCACAGAGTTCTGGATGCTGCATGCATTGATCAAACATCCCGGCCACGTAAAAAGCCGTCAACAGTTGATGGATGAATCACGGATGGTTGTCGACGACACCACCATAACGTCCCATATTAAGCGCATGCGCAAAAAGTTTATCCAGCTGGACAGTACCTTTGATCATATCGATACGGTGTATGGCATGGGTTATCGCTGGCAGGGCTGA